One window of the Synechococcus sp. CC9311 genome contains the following:
- a CDS encoding histone deacetylase yields the protein MAVPLVYHPAYSAPLPSSHRFPMAKFRLLSEALTDLGLMTPQQWHRPLPAPRRWLETVHKRSYHEAFARGRLDRQAQRRIGLPATTPLVQRTWLAVGGTLLTARLALEHGVACHLAGGTHHAFPDYGSGFCIFNDIAVSARVLLEEGRLERLMIVDLDVHQGDATALIFADDPRVFTFSAHAASNFPSRKQCSDCDLPFEDGVEDQAYVAAIGEALPSLLDSFKPELVLYNAGVDPHRDDRLGRLCLSDPGLLQRDHLVFDACLRRQIPLASVIGGGYDALNPLVKRHALVFRAATDQARLHGL from the coding sequence GTGGCTGTGCCCCTCGTTTATCACCCGGCCTACAGCGCACCTTTGCCCTCCAGCCATCGCTTCCCGATGGCGAAGTTCAGGTTGCTATCTGAGGCTTTAACGGACCTTGGGCTGATGACTCCGCAACAGTGGCATCGCCCTCTACCTGCGCCGCGCCGCTGGCTCGAAACAGTTCATAAGCGGTCGTACCACGAGGCCTTTGCAAGAGGCAGGCTCGATCGGCAAGCTCAGCGCAGGATTGGTCTTCCGGCCACCACACCCTTGGTGCAACGCACCTGGTTAGCGGTTGGGGGAACATTGCTCACGGCCAGGTTGGCTCTTGAGCATGGGGTGGCCTGTCATCTCGCTGGTGGCACGCACCATGCCTTCCCCGATTACGGCAGCGGCTTTTGTATTTTTAATGATATTGCTGTGTCAGCCAGGGTTTTGCTTGAGGAGGGGCGCCTAGAGCGCTTGATGATTGTGGATTTGGACGTGCATCAAGGCGATGCCACTGCACTGATCTTTGCTGATGACCCAAGGGTCTTTACATTCTCTGCGCATGCAGCCTCGAATTTTCCCTCTCGCAAGCAATGCAGTGATTGCGATCTGCCATTTGAAGATGGTGTTGAGGATCAGGCTTATGTGGCTGCAATTGGTGAAGCGCTCCCCTCACTTTTAGACAGCTTTAAGCCTGAGCTGGTGCTTTACAACGCTGGCGTGGATCCGCATCGAGACGATCGGTTGGGCCGACTTTGCCTGTCCGATCCGGGACTTTTGCAACGCGATCATCTCGTGTTTGATGCCTGCCTTCGTCGTCAGATTCCCCTGGCCAGTGTGATTGGCGGTGGCTATGACGCCCTCAATCCCTTGGTTAAGCGTCATGCCCTGGTGTTCAGGGCAGCGACCGACCAGGCGAGATTGCATGGTCTCTAG